In a single window of the Pseudodesulfovibrio profundus genome:
- a CDS encoding glycine betaine uptake BCCT transporter, with protein MRDIQWNKHIVFGISLCIVFLLILAGVMIPEKLDAWTVQLHASIIRNFGWAYLLSAFIFLVFSLFMAFSKYGNIKLGSDHEKPRFSYFGWFSMLFAAGMGIGLIFWGVAEPMSHYLNPPSYIEAGSPQAARFAMRYSFFHWGVHPWAIYIVMSLSIAYFSFRRGMPPLISSCFYPLIGDRIYGVAGYCIDILSVFATVFGIVTSLGLGAMQINSGLASVLPFEASFTSTIIIIAVVTVLFLISSMTGLDKGIQMLSKANIMLAITILLFMLFVGPTNMIMNILTSTLADYAASLFEMSLSTNPFRGLQWTQDWTLFYWAWWISWCPFVGLFVASISRGRTIREFVTGALMVPTLLTFLWFSVFGGSAFHLELNEGANIAATVAQDISTGLFKLYSFYPLSNVLTLLTILLLVVFFVTSADSATFVLGMMTSGGEENPPASKKLIWGLTVSCTAAILLFTGGLEGLQRMAIAAALPFTGIMLALCFCLIRGVQYEFRQERKTEEDNSLELTPPSER; from the coding sequence ATGCGGGATATTCAATGGAACAAGCATATCGTTTTCGGCATCTCCCTGTGCATCGTCTTTTTATTGATCCTCGCGGGAGTGATGATCCCGGAGAAGCTCGACGCATGGACCGTGCAGCTGCACGCTTCGATCATTCGTAACTTTGGCTGGGCGTACCTCCTGTCTGCGTTCATATTCCTTGTTTTCAGCCTGTTCATGGCATTCAGCAAATACGGCAATATCAAGCTCGGCAGCGACCACGAAAAGCCCCGCTTTTCCTATTTCGGATGGTTCAGCATGCTTTTTGCCGCAGGCATGGGCATCGGACTGATCTTCTGGGGCGTGGCAGAGCCCATGAGCCATTACCTGAACCCGCCATCGTACATTGAAGCGGGATCACCACAGGCGGCCCGATTTGCCATGCGCTACAGCTTCTTCCACTGGGGCGTCCACCCGTGGGCCATCTACATCGTCATGAGCCTGTCCATTGCCTATTTTTCCTTCCGCCGAGGCATGCCGCCGCTCATATCGAGCTGTTTCTACCCGCTGATCGGTGACCGAATTTACGGTGTTGCCGGATACTGTATCGATATTCTGTCGGTATTCGCCACGGTGTTCGGAATCGTTACTTCCCTCGGTCTCGGGGCCATGCAGATCAACAGTGGTCTGGCTTCGGTTCTTCCGTTTGAGGCGAGCTTCACTTCGACCATAATCATCATTGCCGTGGTCACGGTGCTGTTCCTGATTTCCAGCATGACCGGTCTGGACAAGGGTATTCAGATGTTGAGTAAAGCGAACATCATGCTGGCTATCACCATCCTGTTGTTCATGCTCTTTGTCGGCCCGACCAATATGATAATGAACATATTGACCAGCACACTGGCCGATTACGCGGCATCGTTATTTGAAATGAGCCTGTCCACCAATCCGTTCCGTGGTTTGCAATGGACCCAGGATTGGACCCTGTTCTACTGGGCATGGTGGATTTCCTGGTGCCCGTTCGTCGGACTGTTCGTGGCCAGTATCTCCCGTGGCCGCACCATTCGCGAATTCGTAACAGGTGCTCTGATGGTTCCCACGCTGCTGACCTTCCTGTGGTTCAGCGTGTTTGGTGGCTCGGCCTTCCATCTCGAACTCAATGAAGGAGCGAATATAGCGGCAACCGTTGCGCAGGATATCTCCACCGGCCTGTTCAAGCTGTATTCATTCTATCCGCTGAGCAATGTGCTGACACTGCTGACCATCCTGCTGCTGGTCGTCTTTTTCGTGACATCAGCGGATTCCGCCACTTTCGTGCTCGGGATGATGACTTCGGGCGGAGAGGAGAACCCCCCGGCATCCAAGAAGCTTATCTGGGGCCTGACGGTCTCATGTACAGCCGCGATCCTGCTCTTTACCGGCGGCCTGGAGGGATTGCAGCGAATGGCTATCGCGGCCGCGCTTCCCTTCACTGGGATCATGCTTGCCTTGTGCTTTTGCCTGATTCGAGGTGTCCAGTACGAGTTCCGCCAGGAGCGCAAAACCGAAGAGGACAACTCCCTTGAATTAACACCACCTTCTGAGAGGTAA
- a CDS encoding bifunctional folylpolyglutamate synthase/dihydrofolate synthase, which translates to MTHFTNYSELSAYMDRLGLFHMDLTLDRMHAVWEKRGIPEVPVVHVVGTNGKGSTSAFLCSLARAHGVKVGMFTSPHFVTPRERVQINRAMLSHEKWVELANELLAIPGADSLTYFEFQTSLAMLAFERNKVQLAIMEAGLGGDYDATNVFSPFLTLYTPIGMDHVEILGPTLVDIARDKAGAIHHGGTVITGPQEGEVMNELQARARDVGARFMFSVDIAEPVKEPLGLDGIHQSTNAQLGLAGWRWYAAGQEVRSLPETERFGLKSAFLPGRMQSVELNGQTVILDGAHNGHAFEALTAALRSKGVRPSAVIFACLGDKDAGPIIPQLLALTDGPIVIPQMQNDRAGDPDGLAAKIGDRARTADSMQAALASCEDMEGPVLVCGSLYLLAEFYSLYPEFLTSQR; encoded by the coding sequence GTGACACACTTTACCAATTATTCCGAATTATCTGCCTATATGGACCGGTTGGGGCTTTTTCACATGGACCTGACCCTGGATCGGATGCATGCCGTCTGGGAAAAACGGGGCATTCCTGAAGTTCCCGTGGTACATGTGGTCGGCACCAACGGCAAGGGGTCTACTTCGGCTTTCCTGTGCTCCCTGGCCCGTGCTCACGGCGTCAAGGTGGGCATGTTTACCTCGCCGCATTTCGTGACACCGAGAGAGCGGGTGCAGATCAACCGGGCCATGCTTTCCCATGAGAAATGGGTGGAGCTGGCCAATGAACTGCTGGCTATTCCCGGTGCTGATTCGCTGACCTACTTTGAATTTCAGACGTCCCTTGCCATGCTCGCCTTTGAACGCAACAAGGTGCAGCTTGCCATTATGGAGGCAGGGCTGGGCGGAGACTATGATGCGACTAACGTGTTCAGCCCGTTTCTTACCCTGTACACGCCCATCGGCATGGATCATGTGGAGATTCTCGGCCCGACGCTGGTTGATATAGCCCGCGATAAAGCCGGAGCCATCCACCATGGAGGGACGGTTATCACCGGCCCGCAGGAAGGTGAGGTGATGAATGAGTTGCAGGCCCGCGCTCGTGACGTGGGCGCTCGTTTCATGTTCTCCGTTGATATCGCCGAGCCGGTGAAGGAACCGCTGGGCCTTGACGGCATCCACCAATCCACCAATGCTCAGTTGGGATTGGCTGGCTGGCGTTGGTATGCTGCCGGTCAGGAGGTGCGAAGCCTGCCGGAGACCGAGCGCTTCGGATTGAAGAGCGCATTCTTGCCGGGCAGGATGCAGAGTGTCGAACTGAATGGGCAAACGGTTATCCTTGATGGCGCGCACAACGGCCACGCTTTTGAAGCATTGACCGCTGCCCTTCGCTCGAAAGGCGTTCGCCCTTCGGCTGTGATTTTTGCCTGTCTGGGTGACAAGGACGCCGGACCGATAATTCCTCAATTGCTCGCCTTGACCGACGGACCTATTGTTATACCGCAGATGCAGAATGACAGGGCAGGTGATCCTGATGGACTGGCAGCCAAAATTGGTGATAGGGCTCGTACTGCCGACTCCATGCAGGCGGCCCTTGCCTCATGCGAGGACATGGAAGGACCTGTTCTGGTTTGCGGTTCCTTGTATTTACTTGCGGAGTTTTATAGCTTGTACCCTGAATTCCTGACTTCACAGAGATAG
- a CDS encoding universal stress protein, producing MLKRAAVKVNLDEPRKKFMEMIAFLENYGTTEIHLIHVRTDTSYRGKEGAESRLGKLRDAAEALGYSVKIHIRTGSPALTIMEVAHSVEADFVAICWSAKALLRQALLGSDDSDLIRMSNLPTFIYNPGLFKSSKDLGSVLYATDFKFTDAAVMPYLINSRFSAHTLYLLHVGERAPDPVTEEKRKERIVDNLERLATECSHAYDNVETIETIGMIRRRIVQIAKNKKVDLVVVGKSEKPGTMSRMLGSTAEVLPHKAPCSVFIIPGYCSLAADGEEA from the coding sequence GTGCTGAAACGCGCGGCCGTGAAAGTCAATCTGGATGAGCCGAGAAAAAAATTCATGGAGATGATCGCTTTTCTCGAAAACTACGGCACTACGGAAATTCACCTGATCCACGTGCGGACCGATACGAGCTACCGGGGTAAGGAAGGGGCGGAATCCCGGCTTGGAAAGCTGCGTGACGCAGCCGAGGCCCTTGGGTATTCGGTCAAAATCCACATCCGAACAGGGAGTCCGGCCCTGACGATCATGGAAGTTGCCCATTCTGTGGAGGCGGATTTCGTCGCCATATGCTGGAGCGCCAAGGCGTTGTTGCGGCAGGCATTGCTGGGCAGCGATGATTCCGACCTGATACGCATGTCCAACCTGCCGACGTTCATCTATAATCCCGGCTTGTTCAAATCTTCCAAAGATCTGGGGAGCGTCCTTTACGCCACGGATTTCAAGTTCACGGACGCAGCAGTCATGCCGTACCTCATCAACAGCCGCTTCAGTGCGCACACCCTCTATCTTCTGCATGTTGGGGAACGCGCCCCGGACCCTGTCACCGAGGAAAAGCGGAAGGAGCGGATTGTCGACAATCTGGAGCGACTGGCGACAGAATGTTCACACGCCTATGACAACGTCGAGACCATTGAAACCATCGGCATGATTCGTCGTCGAATCGTTCAAATCGCCAAGAATAAAAAAGTGGATCTTGTTGTGGTCGGCAAGTCGGAAAAACCCGGAACCATGAGCAGGATGCTCGGTTCGACTGCGGAAGTATTGCCGCATAAAGCGCCTTGCAGCGTCTTCATTATCCCCGGCTATTGCAGCCTGGCAGCCGATGGAGAGGAGGCGTAA
- a CDS encoding substrate-binding periplasmic protein gives MIVFIAIFILPARSVVAGSYIVGLPCASDKDCRSIPLENLVTEMYRRVGIEVEFRYQPKMRELADADHKVIDASGARALSILSPFKNLVPVPVPIVEVRYVALTRSGDRIRQIDDLHEFKVGIIRGDMYGSKIMAEHEKQVYYVNSFKTGLRMLNQGRIRALLTETGTLALYKGEGLGEGVRRSGTLFSEKMYHVVNKAHVDLIPRLSEAIRSMQSDGTMERILGDLNHLQPVEAAP, from the coding sequence ATGATTGTTTTCATTGCCATTTTTATATTGCCTGCACGAAGTGTTGTTGCCGGCTCCTATATTGTCGGTTTGCCATGCGCTTCAGACAAGGATTGTCGCTCCATTCCCCTGGAAAACCTCGTCACGGAGATGTACCGAAGGGTAGGGATCGAGGTCGAGTTTCGATACCAACCCAAAATGCGTGAATTGGCCGATGCCGACCACAAAGTCATCGATGCCAGCGGAGCCCGTGCACTTTCCATCCTCTCCCCGTTCAAGAACCTTGTTCCTGTCCCTGTTCCCATTGTCGAGGTGCGATATGTTGCGCTGACACGATCTGGAGATCGAATCAGGCAGATTGATGATCTGCATGAATTCAAGGTTGGTATTATCCGGGGAGACATGTACGGCAGCAAGATCATGGCTGAGCACGAAAAACAGGTTTATTACGTCAATTCGTTCAAAACAGGCCTCCGAATGTTGAATCAGGGCCGGATCAGAGCCTTGCTCACAGAAACGGGAACATTGGCACTCTATAAAGGGGAAGGCCTTGGGGAAGGGGTGCGCCGGTCAGGGACGCTGTTCTCGGAAAAAATGTACCATGTCGTGAACAAGGCGCATGTCGACCTTATTCCTCGGTTGTCCGAGGCGATCCGATCCATGCAATCCGATGGCACCATGGAGCGAATTTTGGGAGATTTGAACCATCTTCAACCCGTTGAAGCAGCCCCGTAA
- a CDS encoding methyl-accepting chemotaxis protein, with protein MKWYHSIQSKIMAMLMLMTLFSASLSGVILFNQYYNSELDNLEKALRWGVEATREKIQMTDVTPYVEGGPGMNEFFVNKLQEVKRLTEIFGLTYLYVVDKSDNGRFRFLLDGSMLEGDPKPLEIYEDAPAELNDAWASRSLVYPEIYTDSYGTFKSAFLPVVSGGQTIAIICADLDVSFLSEIRNKAMLTLFLAIAASGVIAIMISLYFSRKVRKAVDTGANIAKAIASGDLSAKEAHEGKDEIGEMVRTLVTMNDKLRQVVTDVRSTTEQVAGGSEEVSSTAETLSQGATEQASSLEEVASSMEEMSSNIAQNAESATKTKELANGAAVQAQDSGVAVSQSVEAMREIADKIGIIEEIARQTNLLALNAAIEAARAGEHGKGFAVVAAEVRKLAERSGVAAGEISQLAGSSVEVADKAGEMLSKLVPDIKETAVLIEEIAAASNEQNTGASQINNALQQLESVVHQNASASEEMSSTSEQLSGQAGHLKQVVSFFRLGSGQGARTAPTRRVRAQSAPPKRLAAAAPKASSGVALDMDDSDDGFEKF; from the coding sequence ATGAAATGGTATCACTCAATCCAATCAAAAATAATGGCCATGCTCATGCTCATGACACTGTTTTCAGCCAGCCTGAGCGGTGTCATCCTGTTTAACCAATATTACAACAGCGAACTGGACAACCTGGAAAAGGCCCTTCGCTGGGGCGTTGAGGCGACACGCGAAAAAATTCAAATGACCGACGTCACCCCATATGTTGAGGGAGGGCCGGGCATGAACGAATTTTTCGTTAACAAGCTTCAGGAAGTGAAAAGGCTGACTGAAATATTCGGCCTGACCTACCTCTACGTCGTAGACAAATCAGACAATGGAAGGTTCCGTTTTCTGCTCGATGGCAGCATGCTGGAAGGTGATCCAAAGCCTCTGGAGATATATGAGGACGCCCCTGCCGAACTGAACGATGCATGGGCATCACGCAGCCTCGTCTACCCCGAAATCTACACCGACTCCTACGGTACCTTCAAATCCGCCTTCCTGCCCGTGGTTTCGGGTGGACAGACCATTGCCATCATCTGTGCTGACCTGGATGTTTCCTTTCTCAGTGAAATCAGAAACAAAGCCATGCTGACCCTGTTTCTGGCCATTGCCGCATCAGGCGTCATAGCGATCATGATCTCCCTGTATTTCAGCCGAAAGGTGCGCAAAGCCGTTGATACCGGTGCAAATATCGCCAAGGCCATCGCTTCCGGGGACCTCTCGGCCAAGGAAGCCCATGAAGGCAAGGATGAAATCGGCGAGATGGTCCGAACACTCGTCACCATGAATGACAAGCTCAGACAGGTGGTGACCGATGTCCGCTCCACGACCGAACAGGTAGCCGGTGGTTCCGAAGAAGTATCCTCCACTGCCGAGACCCTCTCGCAGGGGGCCACGGAGCAGGCATCGTCCCTTGAAGAAGTGGCTTCGAGCATGGAAGAGATGTCTTCCAACATTGCCCAGAATGCGGAGAGCGCCACCAAGACCAAAGAGCTTGCCAACGGTGCGGCCGTCCAGGCCCAGGATTCGGGTGTCGCCGTATCCCAATCCGTGGAAGCCATGCGGGAAATCGCCGATAAGATCGGCATCATCGAAGAGATTGCCCGACAAACCAACCTGCTGGCACTCAACGCCGCCATTGAAGCGGCCCGAGCCGGTGAGCACGGCAAAGGCTTTGCCGTGGTTGCCGCCGAAGTACGCAAGCTGGCAGAACGCTCCGGGGTCGCTGCCGGTGAAATCAGTCAATTGGCAGGAAGCAGTGTGGAAGTGGCCGACAAGGCAGGTGAGATGCTGAGTAAGCTGGTGCCGGACATTAAAGAGACAGCGGTGTTGATCGAAGAAATAGCCGCCGCAAGCAACGAACAGAACACCGGAGCATCCCAGATCAATAACGCCCTCCAGCAACTGGAGAGCGTGGTCCATCAAAACGCATCCGCTTCGGAAGAGATGTCCTCCACTTCCGAACAGTTGTCCGGTCAGGCGGGGCACCTCAAGCAGGTTGTCTCATTCTTCAGGCTGGGGAGTGGCCAAGGCGCGAGAACCGCACCCACCCGACGCGTCAGAGCACAATCCGCACCGCCCAAGCGACTGGCGGCCGCCGCCCCCAAGGCGAGCAGCGGAGTCGCCCTGGACATGGACGACTCGGATGACGGATTCGAAAAATTCTAG
- a CDS encoding ATP-binding protein, which yields MNALDTPVRFFLAQLSLPVRKIMVRTAISCAEQVAETLSYGKEETYSVTLAVDEAFCNAVDHFSGDIKGDERIHIEFYVEGDSLVISIREKGIPFDHSGSERFTPGDPKSANQPGLGSLLMQNAMDTVELFVHGREGKEVRLTKKIRYGVLPEELVDTKPVARRRKRPTVKEPEIRLVREKELAEVSRLAWRCYGFTQEAFIYDLEQLKEKVKKGEFKSVVGVDPESGQMIGHAGLKYHDPSALVPELGLAFVDPAYRSPGLPLKMAQLLFDMAQAEGSKGIFDCSVTTHTFSQKGMQQMGSRPCCLMLGIAASGMQAKELATSKQEKGSVMNHYFAFDRSPDTVYIPAHHQPMVAEIYDWMEVPREFGPVETQPPTGESAISVFPLPDELNVAFIIVHSIGGDTVKDVSEGLRRCRSDRMDAVYAFLPAGDKACPHLVEECERMGFFFAGIMPHIHDGQDRILLQHVSVPLNMDAIRVYGDMSRQLFAYIRQEEQRVQGVR from the coding sequence ATGAACGCTCTCGACACTCCTGTCCGTTTTTTCCTGGCCCAACTGTCTCTTCCAGTGCGTAAAATCATGGTCCGCACGGCGATATCCTGCGCCGAACAGGTGGCGGAAACCCTGTCCTACGGCAAGGAAGAGACCTATAGCGTGACCTTGGCCGTGGATGAGGCTTTCTGTAATGCCGTGGACCATTTTTCGGGTGATATAAAAGGCGATGAGCGTATCCACATCGAGTTCTACGTGGAGGGCGACAGTCTGGTCATTTCCATTCGCGAGAAAGGCATTCCCTTTGACCATTCCGGTTCCGAGCGGTTCACCCCCGGTGATCCCAAAAGCGCCAACCAGCCCGGACTGGGTTCGTTGCTCATGCAAAATGCCATGGATACCGTCGAGCTTTTCGTCCATGGCAGGGAGGGCAAGGAAGTTCGGTTGACCAAGAAGATTCGCTACGGTGTTCTGCCGGAGGAGCTGGTAGACACCAAGCCTGTTGCCCGGCGTCGCAAACGGCCTACGGTCAAGGAACCGGAAATCCGCCTTGTTCGCGAGAAAGAGTTGGCAGAAGTCAGCCGCCTTGCCTGGCGCTGTTACGGCTTTACGCAGGAGGCCTTCATCTATGATCTCGAACAATTGAAAGAGAAGGTGAAGAAGGGTGAGTTCAAGTCGGTGGTGGGTGTCGATCCGGAGAGCGGGCAAATGATCGGCCACGCCGGTCTCAAGTACCATGATCCGTCTGCACTGGTTCCCGAGTTGGGGCTGGCATTTGTTGATCCGGCCTATCGGTCGCCGGGACTGCCCCTCAAGATGGCCCAGCTCCTGTTTGATATGGCGCAGGCCGAAGGCTCCAAAGGGATTTTCGATTGTTCCGTGACCACGCACACTTTCTCACAAAAGGGTATGCAGCAGATGGGATCACGCCCCTGCTGCCTGATGCTGGGCATCGCCGCCAGCGGCATGCAGGCCAAGGAGCTGGCTACGTCAAAGCAGGAAAAGGGGTCGGTCATGAACCATTACTTTGCCTTTGATCGTTCGCCTGACACGGTTTACATTCCGGCTCATCACCAGCCGATGGTGGCGGAAATCTATGATTGGATGGAGGTCCCGCGGGAGTTTGGACCGGTTGAAACACAGCCACCCACGGGTGAATCCGCTATCAGTGTCTTCCCGTTGCCCGATGAGCTGAACGTGGCCTTCATCATCGTTCATTCCATTGGAGGAGACACGGTGAAGGACGTTTCCGAAGGACTGCGCCGCTGCCGCTCCGACAGGATGGACGCGGTCTACGCATTCCTTCCGGCCGGAGATAAAGCGTGCCCGCATCTGGTGGAGGAGTGTGAGCGCATGGGGTTTTTCTTCGCCGGTATCATGCCGCACATCCATGACGGTCAGGACAGGATTCTGCTGCAGCATGTCAGTGTGCCACTGAATATGGACGCAATCCGGGTGTACGGCGACATGTCCCGTCAGCTCTTCGCCTATATCAGGCAGGAGGAGCAGCGGGTGCAAGGCGTGCGCTGA
- a CDS encoding sensor histidine kinase yields MRRVLQFELILYALILVGGFSLLSSMDGFERFHDFSRTHEDLELDEAALILPIALICLAIYSYRRKREVFQKNKAIEDARNELQEAYDRIHDLTKSKEEFMAIACHELKGPLGGAMSALKLVSKDACDSHAYEMVDLARESMNNLQLLINDVLLFSSLSQQQEIVRSAPFSLRKVVTSIERITRVTAESRGLELSVSVDDDVPERLVGHEGWLRLICLNILGNAIKFTEAGRVTFTCSYQNSPDSRLVISIGDTGPGIPLENQEMIFEPYEQVETSRWKRSKGVGLGLAVVKKIVELLNGTIYLHSSPGKGSIFTITLPVESID; encoded by the coding sequence ATGAGAAGAGTACTCCAGTTTGAATTGATCCTATATGCCCTGATACTGGTGGGTGGATTTTCCCTGCTGTCATCAATGGATGGATTCGAACGATTCCATGATTTCAGCAGAACCCACGAAGACCTTGAGCTAGACGAAGCCGCACTGATACTGCCCATCGCGCTCATCTGTCTCGCCATCTATTCCTACCGCCGAAAAAGAGAAGTATTTCAGAAAAATAAAGCAATAGAGGATGCACGAAACGAGCTGCAGGAAGCGTATGACCGCATACACGACCTGACGAAATCCAAGGAAGAATTCATGGCCATAGCCTGCCATGAACTCAAAGGACCGCTCGGCGGGGCCATGAGTGCTCTGAAGCTGGTTAGTAAAGATGCGTGCGACAGCCACGCGTATGAAATGGTGGATTTGGCCCGGGAAAGCATGAACAACCTGCAATTGCTCATCAATGACGTTCTTCTCTTTTCCAGCCTGTCGCAACAGCAGGAAATTGTGCGCAGCGCCCCCTTCTCCCTACGAAAGGTTGTGACATCCATTGAGCGGATCACTCGTGTAACCGCCGAATCAAGAGGATTGGAATTATCTGTTTCAGTGGATGACGATGTACCCGAGCGGTTGGTGGGACATGAGGGGTGGCTGCGCCTCATCTGTCTGAACATTCTCGGCAATGCCATCAAGTTCACTGAAGCCGGACGTGTTACATTCACATGCAGCTATCAGAACTCCCCTGACAGTCGGCTTGTCATCTCCATAGGGGACACAGGTCCGGGTATCCCTCTGGAAAATCAGGAGATGATATTTGAGCCCTATGAACAGGTGGAAACATCGCGCTGGAAGAGAAGCAAAGGTGTCGGCCTCGGATTGGCCGTAGTAAAGAAGATCGTCGAACTCCTGAATGGCACCATCTACCTGCACAGCTCTCCAGGGAAAGGCTCAATTTTCACAATCACCCTTCCTGTTGAATCCATAGACTAA
- a CDS encoding EAL domain-containing protein: MTAEKLNASLGGCSRCERTPDPLPESGFLYLAPPMIHTTRALIDAFDQMKLAYDEPYDGVFRVRFNESELSRLCSDFLDNVSSLERHDTKALVLGDNESLTIHHLTRMEPLSAIVAKIQGEWLFGMLENDRIYSHFHPIVAADNPHDVFAYECLARASTEEGAVVNPGLMFDIARQTDMMFFLDRACRLAAIEGCVEHNIDTTIFINFTPGTIYKPEHCLQTTIAAIEKANISPEQIVFEVVESEEVRDIEHLLSILNYYREHGFRVALDDLGAGFSSLNLLTKLQPDFVKLDMELIRDVDNDPYKAVITENLIRMSRRLGVKTIAEGVETVGEWQWALDKGADYIQGFLFAKPSAPPEPVKVP; this comes from the coding sequence ATGACTGCTGAAAAACTGAACGCTTCACTTGGCGGATGCTCTCGATGCGAGCGAACGCCCGACCCTCTTCCTGAAAGTGGTTTCCTGTATCTGGCACCGCCCATGATCCATACAACGCGTGCGCTGATTGATGCCTTCGATCAGATGAAGCTTGCCTACGACGAGCCCTATGACGGTGTTTTTCGTGTGCGCTTCAATGAATCGGAGTTGAGCCGACTGTGCAGCGACTTTCTGGATAATGTCAGTAGTCTGGAGCGCCATGATACCAAGGCGCTGGTTCTCGGGGACAATGAGAGCCTCACGATCCATCACCTGACACGGATGGAGCCGTTGAGCGCTATCGTTGCCAAAATACAGGGTGAATGGCTGTTCGGAATGCTCGAAAACGACCGTATTTATTCCCATTTCCATCCCATTGTTGCAGCGGATAACCCGCACGATGTTTTTGCGTACGAGTGCCTTGCCAGAGCCAGCACAGAGGAAGGTGCAGTCGTGAATCCCGGTTTGATGTTTGATATTGCACGGCAGACCGACATGATGTTCTTCCTTGATCGGGCGTGCCGCCTGGCCGCCATTGAGGGATGCGTGGAGCATAATATCGACACGACCATCTTCATCAATTTTACCCCCGGAACCATCTACAAGCCAGAACACTGCCTGCAGACGACCATCGCGGCCATAGAAAAGGCCAACATCTCGCCTGAGCAGATTGTTTTTGAAGTGGTTGAGAGTGAGGAAGTCAGGGATATCGAACATCTTCTCAGTATTTTGAACTACTACAGGGAGCATGGGTTCCGTGTGGCTCTGGATGACCTGGGAGCGGGCTTCTCTTCACTGAACCTGCTGACCAAACTCCAGCCCGATTTCGTCAAATTGGACATGGAGTTGATTCGTGATGTGGACAACGATCCCTACAAGGCCGTGATTACGGAAAACCTTATCAGGATGTCCCGGCGTTTGGGGGTCAAGACCATTGCCGAGGGCGTTGAAACCGTTGGTGAGTGGCAATGGGCGCTGGATAAAGGCGCCGACTATATACAGGGTTTTCTCTTCGCCAAGCCGTCGGCGCCGCCCGAGCCGGTGAAAGTCCCCTAA
- a CDS encoding MFS transporter translates to MEAPRSLFNFGFVTLNILVLFAFSNLAVFFSFYDFLNQLPIPPQWYGLLIGIFSASALVIRPIISARLAPANALRAVALGLGLTVVSLLLYDHIESLFPLLLLRLLHGAAYVTVMSASVTLLMVFMPSDKSGQGFGIITIMTLLPYAVIPYILENGLAAVPQGIIYSYTALLMAPPAFLLFPLSKILRSMDAGPSGAATEAAKGSMWDNLRQPKVLMLLIANGLVFSVFSSMFFFLKTFTTMYGFGDPGLFFMAATGVMIATRLFFGPLFDRFDKGVLAAGSLLLFGLGVFMISIMDSLFVFYAASVVYGVGVGSATPLMNGLMFSISQPRFRGLNTNLMLEMVDAGFFVGPALCGLALAGGLGPGPILGVGVAVLIISATLMGLLKNSNQ, encoded by the coding sequence ATGGAAGCACCGCGTTCACTTTTCAACTTCGGGTTTGTCACGCTGAATATCCTCGTACTCTTTGCCTTCAGCAATCTGGCGGTTTTTTTCAGTTTCTACGATTTCCTCAATCAGCTTCCCATCCCGCCGCAGTGGTATGGCCTGCTCATTGGTATTTTTTCCGCCAGTGCGTTGGTGATCAGACCGATCATCAGCGCACGGCTGGCTCCTGCCAACGCCCTGCGAGCAGTCGCATTGGGGCTGGGGCTGACTGTGGTCTCACTACTGCTTTATGACCATATCGAATCCTTGTTCCCGTTGCTTCTGCTGCGGCTTCTTCATGGAGCGGCGTACGTGACCGTCATGTCCGCTTCCGTGACCCTGCTGATGGTCTTCATGCCTTCGGATAAAAGTGGTCAGGGATTTGGCATCATCACCATCATGACCCTGCTTCCTTACGCTGTCATTCCGTATATTCTGGAAAACGGACTAGCTGCCGTGCCACAGGGAATCATCTATAGCTATACGGCATTGCTGATGGCTCCCCCGGCCTTTCTGCTCTTTCCGTTATCGAAGATTCTGCGCTCCATGGACGCCGGTCCATCGGGAGCTGCCACGGAAGCGGCAAAGGGCAGCATGTGGGACAATCTTCGCCAACCCAAAGTGCTCATGCTGCTGATCGCCAACGGTCTGGTTTTCAGTGTGTTTTCTTCCATGTTCTTTTTCCTGAAGACGTTCACCACCATGTACGGTTTTGGTGATCCCGGTCTGTTCTTCATGGCGGCCACCGGCGTGATGATCGCCACCCGGCTGTTCTTCGGTCCCCTGTTCGATCGGTTTGACAAGGGAGTGCTGGCTGCGGGCAGTCTGCTGCTGTTTGGACTGGGCGTTTTCATGATCAGCATCATGGACTCGCTGTTTGTTTTTTACGCAGCCTCTGTTGTGTATGGGGTCGGAGTCGGCTCGGCCACACCGCTCATGAACGGACTGATGTTCTCCATATCTCAACCCCGATTCCGTGGACTCAATACCAATCTGATGCTCGAAATGGTTGATGCCGGATTCTTTGTGGGGCCTGCGTTGTGCGGTCTGGCTCTGGCCGGTGGGCTTGGTCCCGGCCCGATACTCGGTGTCGGCGTTGCTGTTTTGATCATTTCCGCAACCCTCATGGGGCTGCTCAAGAACTCCAACCAGTGA